A genomic region of Xiphophorus couchianus chromosome 9, X_couchianus-1.0, whole genome shotgun sequence contains the following coding sequences:
- the myo9b gene encoding unconventional myosin-IXb isoform X6 — MSVRDGAATMATNAGGGGGGGVGCNDPDDRMYLLQIYPRLAAQASTCCNLRVQKNATTASVISDAAATLGLDPGGLYVLAEVKESGGEEWILEAGDLPVQRVLLWPRKAQEQHPQSAGFYFLLQERNHDGSIHYVHLPPSSKEQEVQQLAARGFLPPPQDDFADLCNLPVLSEDSILNNLLTRFYKKKIYTYAGSILIAINPFKFLPIYNPKYVKMYENHQLGKLEPHIFAIADVAYYAMLRKRVNQCIVISGESGSGKTQSTNFLIHCLTALSQKGYASGVERTILGAGPVLEAFGNAKTAHNNNSSRFGKFIQVNYLESGVVRGAVVEKYLLEKSRLVSREKNERNYHVFYYLLLGASEEERTEFKLLPPEEYFYLKQENFKIEDEEDLRHEFERLQQAMQMVGFLPATKKQIFSVLSAILYLGNVTYRRKSSGRDEGLDVGPPEVLATLSDLLKVKEELLVEALTKRKTVTVNDKLILPYSHSEAITARDSMAKSLYGALFDWIVLRINHALLNKKDMEESVPCLSIGVLDIFGFEDFETNSFEQFCINYANEQLQYYFNNHIFNLEQEEYQSEGITWHNIDYTDNVGCIHLISKKPTGLLYLLDEESNFPHATDKTLLAKFKQQHQGNKYFIPTPVMEPAFVIQHFAGKVKYHIKDFREKNTDHMRPDIVALLRSSDRAFVRQLIGMDPVAMFRWGILRATIRGLAAFNEAGRSWASKTAGVIRPASRTPLGELQRSNTPIERMYKRASMLDFYFDHSEERPLEAFEDIFASYENKKKNKNVRQKQAIPKSLLDSQSLKFIVSLTLHDRTTKSLLHLHKKKKPPSISAQFQNSLTKLLETLNKAEPFFIRCIRSNAEKKEMHLDQALVLQQLHYTGMLETVRIRRSGYPAKYTFQEFLEQFRVLLLKNSSASKQDIADLLEKKMGFNPTTYQIGKTKVFLKELERQQLQDMRHREVMRKIIFLQRWFRAHLQRNEFVEMRRAAILIQASWRRYCRKEQRRRAATVIQAVWRGHRQRSEYHRQKHGATKIQALVRGHSARRRCRSIREEKRKEEEEEARKREEERRMREKEEEARRKAEEEERLRIEEMKRRAEKEAARKAQETQKKLAEKVQKEAREPQTREDPDIELVTEEKLDENVPEEEQRKDEEMEDEDLDPCGTEAEAGPQLDEDHEPGLAPNAPTGISPHQEDKKSSTTATTSLHAELKRPQPGLISKVPSSRSLEKREQRRRRGLEHSQRESERAASSSSSSSATNRDQTSPTKSQNQETSKLKERSDSKELDQYTFVAWKKKEGKTSPPSAGPVRPSTLPLHPADSTQDKNGLGEGVGVVNLQRRSGAIKEKPEKWKGRRSNGESSESTGSPPLHSKEETTKKPPLRDVSHSSVDSLSPSSDGAWAVSVRDPWTVTIREVNHPQDGQGDSSRSSSFRKRHQDGSGQPDSLPSNTTTPDKSGGFFSKILKKRSKEAHTPDNGELTFAQSLNDKSMLGEALPSGPSVRPVSQPLSDRTGKGIGRNPTIKISRATRVSEHWDASLDRVIANSNELRNLDEFLGNQVNDFRSRGKSLSPIESIFVTATMQFREQIKSMYSLSNPTIGYKALMTGFKNKVIHLATDKQQEDVQLVVNLFQSVLDGFIRGEVKKEEAEPVKPTKARKKRRKNDKIMESLLDHGFINYQVSIVQSCDQCSSYIWGMEKAYMCSNCKMVCHKKCLSKIAINCSSFCAKKNDEEVTGCNFGVRVCHLVSDKNPVPTVLEMMLEHVEMHGLYTEGIYRKSGAANRMRELHQRLEMDTYVDILEDYPIHTVTGLVKQWLRELPDPLMTFAHYNDFLHAVELPEKQEQLQAIYKVLEELPTANFNTLERLIFHLVKVSKEEEHNRMSPNSLAIVFAPCILRCPNTADPLLSMKDVAKTTTCVEMLIIEQIRRYNEKMEEIEQLEYAEALAVKQLNLKRKNTTSCPLSLRLTAHYKGGVIREKVSSDLTVVPENEPLDSDTETENNLVERIKSIKQEKEELAFRLPEMEQPGSDQENLDSEASLSSESLLDEQQQRSSAHGSEPEGLSSVQLRRHRPVRPLKPPDLVQRTKPSVGRPFLGNLTPASSTSSLSSCASTASETSTASTRRPLQRRNPIIPDTVKLPPGVLPQQMATGSSQTFPPPGNREISYPVWKREHPGRRKDSTQSLYLDNPESGLLLDFSSCPPSASSSFSSIAMATLQQKDIRAPKSHRRFSDPDIPYMDDDV, encoded by the exons ATGAGTGTCAGAGATGGCGCTGCCACCATGGCAACAAAcgcaggtggaggtggaggagggggaGTGGGCTGTAACGATCCAGACGACCGCATGTACCTGCTCCAGATCTACCCACGGCTCGCTGCCCAGGCGTCCACCTGCTGCAACCTCAG AGTGCAGAAGAATGCAACGACAGCCTCTGTAATCTCGGATGCTGCTGCGACGCTGGGGCTGGACCCCGGCGGTCTGTATGTGTTGGCAGAGGTGAAGGAAAGCGGCGGGGAGGAGTGGATCCTGGAGGCTGGAGACTTGCCCGTACAGAGGGTTCTGCTCTGGCCCCGAAAAGCTCAGGAGCAACACCCTCAGAGTGCTGGCTTTTACTTCTTGCTACAG GAGAGGAACCATGATGGCTCCATCCATTATGTTCACCTCCCACCTTCGTCCAAGGAGCAAGAAGTACAGCAGCTCGCTGCGAGGGGCTTTCTCCCCCCACCCCAGGATGACTTTGCAGACCTCTGCAACCTCCCCGTCCTCAGTGAGGACAGCATATTGAACAATCTACTCACACGCTTCTACAAGAAAAAGATCTACACCTATGCAGGCAGCATCCTCATCGCCATCAACCCATTCAAGTTCCTGCCCATCTACAACCCCAAATATGTCAAGATGTACGAGAATCACCAGCTGGGCAAACTGGAACCTCATATTTTCGCCATTGCTGACGTGGCCTACTACGCTATGCTCAGGAAGAGGGTGAATCAGTGCATTGTCATCTCTGGGGAGAGCGGCTCAGGCAAGACCCAAAGCACCAACTTCCTGATCCACTGTCTGACCGCGCTCAGCCAGAAAGGCTACGCCAGTGGGGTGGAGAGGACCATCCTGGGAGCCGGACCCGTTCTGGAG GCCTTTGGTAACGCTAAGACAGCCCACAACAACAACTCCAGCCGCTTCGGTAAATTCATCCAGGTTAATTATCTGGAGAGCGGAGTAGTCCGAGG GGCTGTGGTTGAGAAGTACCTCCTGGAAAAGTCTCGCCTGGTCTCCAGAGAAAAGAACGAGAG gAACTACCACGTGTTTTACTACCTGCTGCTTGGTGCTTCAGAGGAAGAGAGAACAGAGTTTAAACTGCTGCCGCCTGAAGAGTACTTCTACCTCAAGCAG GAGAATTTTAAGATCGAAGATGAGGAAGATTTGCGTCATGAGTTTGAGAGGCTGCAGCAGGCGATGCAGATGGTTGGCTTCCTTCCAGCCACAAAGAAACA GATCTTCTCTGTGCTGTCTGCTATCCTGTATCTTGGCAACGTGACGTACAGAAGGAAGTCATCGGGTCGGGATGAAGGGTTGGATGTAGGCCCACCTGAAGTCCTGGCTACCCTCTCTGACCTGCTGAAG GTCAAAGAGGAACTGCTGGTCGAAGCGCTGACGAAGAGGAAAACGGTGACTGTCAACGACAAGCTGATCCTCCCCTACAGCCACTCTGAG GCGATCACAGCCAGAGACTCCATGGCCAAGTCTCTGTATGGCGCCTTGTTTGACTGGATTGTGCTGCGCATCAACCACGCACTGCTCAACAAGAAAGACATGGAGGAATCTGTTCCC TGCTTGTCCATTGGTGTTCTGGACATTTTTGGCTTTGAGGACTTTGAAACCAACAGCTTTGAGCAGTTTTGCATCAACTATGCAAACGAGCAGCTGCAGTACTACTTTaacaatcacatttttaatctgGAGCAG GAGGAGTACCAATCAGAGGGAATCACCTGGCACAACATTGACTACACAGACAATGTGGGCTGCATCCACCTCATCAGCAAGAAACCCACAGGCCTGTTGTACCTTCTGGATGAGGAGAGCAA TTTTCCACATGCAACAGATAAGACCCTGCTGGCCAAATTCAAGCAGCAGCACCAAGGAAACAAGTACTTCATACCCACCCCAGTCATGGAACCTGCCTTTGTCATTCAGCACTTTGCAGGGAAAGTCAAATATCACATCAAG GATTTCCGGGAGAAGAATACGGACCACATGCGTCCAGACATCGTGGCGCTGTTGCGCAGCAGCGACAGAGCCTTCGTGCGGCAGCTCATCGGCATGGACCCGGTGGCCATGTTCCGATGGGGCATCCTGAGAGCCACAATCAGGGGCCTCGCCGCTTTCAATGAGGCGGGTCGCTCCTGGGCCTCAAAAACAGCAG GTGTTATCCGTCCAGCATCCAGAACTCCTTTAGGAGAGTTGCAGCGCTCCAACACCCCGATAGAACGAATGTACAA ACGAGCTTCTATGCTCGATTTCTACTTTGATCACTCAGAGGAGCGCCCTCTAGAGGCCTTTGAAGACATCTTTGCTAGCTATGAGAATAAGAA GAAAAACAAGAATGTCAGGCAGAAGCAGGCCATCCCAAAG AGTTTGCTGGATTCGCAGTCTCTGAAGTTCATCGTGAGTCTGACGCTGCACGATCGTACCACAAAGTCTCTGCTCCACCtgcacaagaagaagaagccgcCCAGCATCAGTGCTCAGTTCCAG AACTCTCTAACGAAACTCTTAGAAACTCTGAACAAAGCCGAGCCTTTCTTCATTCGCTGCATCCGCTCCAATGCGGAGAAG AAGGAGATGCATCTGGACCAGGCGTtagtgctgcagcagctgcattaCACAGGGATGCTAGAAACCGTCCGCATCAGAAGGTCCGGGTACCCGGCCAAGTACACCTTCCAG gAGTTTTTAGAGCAGTTTAGGGTTCTGCTGCTGAAGAACTCCTCCGCCTCCAAACAAGACATTGCAGATCTGCTGGAGAAGAAAATGGGCTTCAACCCAACAACATACCAGATCGGCAAGACCAAG GTCTTCTTGAAGGAGCTGGAGcgacagcagctgcaggacatGCGGCACAGAGAAGTGATGCGGAAGATCATCTTCCTCCAGCGCTGGTTCAGAGCTCACCTGCAGAGGAACGAGTTCGTAGAAATGAGAAGAGCAGCCATCTTGATCCAG GCTTCGTGGCGCAGGTACTGCAGAAAGGAGCAAAGGCGACGGGCAGCTACTGTGATCCAAGCTGTGTGGCGAGGACACAGACAGAGATCCGAGTACCACCGACAAAAACACGGAGCAACAAAAATACAAGCTCTTGTCAGAGGACACTCGGCGCGCAGGAG gTGTAGGTCTATTcgtgaagagaaaagaaaggaagaggaggaggaggccaggaaaagagaagaggagaggagaatgagagaaaaggaggaagaggccaggagaaaagcagaagaggaagagagactGAGAATAGAAGAAATGAAGAGACGAGCAGAGAAGGAAGCGGCAAGAAAAGCCCAGGAAACCCAGAAAAAACTGGCGGAAAAGGTGCAAAAAGAGGCGAGAGAGCCTCAGACGAGAGAGGATCCAGACATTGAGCTAGTTACAGAGGAGAAGCTGGATGAAAACGTcccagaggaggagcagaggaaggaTGAAGAGATGGAGGATGAGGACTTGGATCCTTGTGGTACGGAAGCTGAGGCTGGACCCCAGCTAGATGAAGATCATGAACCTGGTCTGGCTCCAAACGCACCTACAGGCATTTCCCCCCATCAGGAGGATAAAAAGTCCAGCACTACCGCCACAACATCTCTGCATGCTGAACTGAAGCGGCCGCAGCCCGGCCTCATCAGCAAGGTCCCTTCGTCCAGGAGCCTGGAGAAGCGGGAGCAGAGGAGACGAAGAGGCCTGGAGCACAGCCAGAGAGAGTCTGAACGGGCcgcctcctcctcatcctcatcttcaGCCACCAACCGAGACCAGACGTCCCCGACGAAGAGCCAGAACCAGGAGACGTCCAAGCTGAAGGAGCGTTCGGACAGCAAGGAGCTGGACCAGTATACCTTCGTGGCCTGGAAGAAGAAGGAGGGGAAAACCTCTCCCCCCTCCGCCGGCCCCGTCCGTCCATCCACGTTACCGCTGCATCCCGCCGACTCCACACAGGACAAAAACGGTTTAGGGGAAGGCGTCGGGGTGGTGAACCTGCAGCGGCGCTCTGGAGCCATAAAGGAGAAACCTGAGAAATGGAAAGGAAGGAGGAGCAACGGGGAGAGCTCTGAGAGCACCGGGTCGCCTCCACTTCACAGCAAAGAGGAGACTACAAAGAAACCACCGCT GAGGGACGTGTCCCACTCGTCCGTTGACAGTTTGTCTCCAAGCTCGGATGGAGCCTGGGCGGTTTCCGTCAGAGACCCCTGGACCGTGACCATCAGAGAG GTAAATCATCCACAAGACGGTCAAGGGGACAGCTCCAGGTCCAGCTCCTTTAGGAAGAGACACCAGGACGGTTCTGGACAACCAGACTCACTTCCCTCTAACACGACCACACCAGACAA GTCTGGCGGTTTCTTCAGCAAGATTTTGAAGAAGAGATCCAAAGAGGCGCATACTCCAGACAACGGAGAGCTGACATTTGCTCAGAGTCTCAACGACAAGTCGATGCTTGGGGAAG CGCTTCCCTCTGGCCCCTCGGTGCGTCCCGTTTCTCAGCCGCTCAGTGACCGAACGGGTAAAGGTATAGGCCGAAACCCTACGATTAAGATCAGCCGCGCCACCCGAGTTTCAGAGCATTGGGACGCCTCACTGGACCGAGTGATCGCCAACAGCAACGAGCTGCGGAACCTCGACGAGTTTCTGGGCAACCAG GTGAATGATTTCCGCTCCAGAGGCAAGTCGCTGTCGCCTATAGAGTCCATCTTTGTCACCGCCACCATGCAGTTTAGAGAGCAGATCAAATCTATGTATTCTCTCTCA AATCCTACCATCGGCTACAAAGCGCTGATGACGGGCTTCAAGAATAAAGTGATCCACTTGGCCACAGACAAGCAGCAGGAAGATGTTCAGTTAGTGGTCAACCTGTTCCAGTCGGTCCTGGACGGTTTCATCAGAGGAGAGGTGAAGAAGGAGGAAGCCGAGCCCGTCAAG CCGACCAAAGccagaaagaaaaggaggaaaaacgATAAAATT atgGAGTCCCTGCTGGACCATGGTTTCATCAACTATCAGGTCAGCATTGTTCAGTCGTGTGACCAGTGCAGCTCCTACATCTGGGGGATGGAGAAAGCCTACATGTGCAGCA ATTGTAAAATGGTGTGCCACAAGAAGTGCCTTAGTAAGATAGCCATCAACTGCTCCAGCTTCTGTGCCAAAAAG AATGATGAAGAGGTGACGGGATGTAACTTCGGGGTGCGAGTTTGTCACCTGGTGAGCGATAAGAACCCGGTGCCAACGGTGCTGGAGATGATGCTGGAGCATGTGGAGATGCACGGCCTCTACACCGAGGGCATCTACCGCAAATCAGGCGCTGCCAACCGCATGAGGGAGCTGCACCAGCGGCTAGAGATGG ATACTTATGTGGACATTCTTGAGGACTATCCCATCCACACGGTGACAGGCCTGGTAAAGCAGTGGTTAAGGGAGCTGCCAGACCCACTCATGACCTTCGCACATTACAACGACTTCCTGCATGCTGTGG AGCTGCCAGAGAAGCAGGAGCAACTTCAAGCCATTTACAAAGTCCTGGAGGAACTTCCCACTGCAAACTTCAACACATTAGAGCGGCTCATCTTCCACCTTGTCAA GGTCTCTAAGGAAGAGGAGCACAACCGCATGTCCCCCAACTCGCTGGCTATAGTGTTTGCTCCGTGTATCCTGCGTTGCCCCAACACGGCTGACCCGCTGCTCAGCATGAAGGACGTGGCAAAGACGACGAC GTGTGTGGAGATGCTGATCATCGAGCAAATCAGGCGCTACAATGAGAAGATGGAGGAGATCGAGCAGCTGGAGTACGCTGAGGCTCTGGCTGTCAAACAGCTGAATCTCAAGAGAAAGAACACA ACCAGCTGCCCTTTATCTCTCAGGTTGACAGCTCATTACAAAGGAGGGGTG ATCCGTGAGAAGGTCAGTTCTGATCTCACCGTGGTCCCCGAGAACGAGCCGCTGGACTCGGACACTGAGACGGAGAACAACCTGGTGGAACGCATCAAGTCCATCAAACAAGAGAA AGAGGAACTGGCTTTCCGGCTGCCAGAGATGGAGCAGCCCGGTTCAGACCAGGAGAACCTGGACTCTGAAGCGTCTCTGAGCTCCGAGAGTCTTCTGGACGAACAGCAGCAGCGTTCGTCCGCGCACGGCTCGGAGCCAGAAG